A single region of the Cucumis melo cultivar AY chromosome 3, USDA_Cmelo_AY_1.0, whole genome shotgun sequence genome encodes:
- the LOC103487882 gene encoding uncharacterized protein LOC103487882, with translation MQGSRVRKAPEMGFQEQTASSRPGFRARDSSPDSVIYALESSFSLFSSASASVERCSFASEAHDRDSLISEISLHLAGHDEGNHESFGGPDPDPNKPALSNKHSRLYTKGEKAKANQKDDSNVDLEDENRTVDSARNSFSLALKECQDHRSRSEAQSRKLDRRRPASLDLNNATTTSSPRLAAVKKNPVVSTRKTGTFPSPGTPNYRHNSFGMQKGWSSERVPLHNNGGRKHANNPALLTLNSGRTLPSKWEDAERWIFSPISGDGVVRNSVPLPQRRPKSKSGPLGPPGSAYYSLYSPAVPAYEGGSFGNFITGSPFSAGVISANSLGIHSSGHEGAFHGQTEPSMARSLSVHGCSEMLGQLSSTTGLQEESGDNLTTVKDSRTDVSRVVSRRDMATQMSPESSVHSSPKTRPSISASSSSAMHMFELGAVTSKLEIRDVQVDNQVTMTRWSKKHKGSFPWRDSLDDKRKKDADTVSRCSDLDIPHIGKSISKVKREEAKITAWENLQKAKADAAIRKLEMKLEKKRATSMDKIMNKLKSAQKRAQEMRSSVMANQSPQDNRTSVKSLSFYRTRPMGSLSGCFTCHAF, from the exons ATGCAGGGAAGTAGAGTGAGGAAGGCGCCGGAGATGGGGTTTCAGGAACAAACTGCGTCGTCCAGGCCAGGCTTTAGAGCTCGTGATTCCAGCCCCGATTCTGTCATTTACGCTCTTGAATCGAGTTTCAGTCTCTTTTCTTCTGCTTCTGCCAGTGTGGAGCGCTGCTCTTTTGCGTCGGAGGCACACGACCGCGATTCTCTCATCTCTGAAATCTCACTT CATTTGGCAGGGCATGATGAAGGAAACCACGAGAGTTTCGGTGGTCCAGATCCAGATCCAAACAAACCTGCACTAAGCAACAAACACAGTCGTCTCTatacaaagggagaaaaagcgAAAG CAAATCAAAAGGATGACAGCAATGTCGATTTAGAAGATGAGAATAGAACCGTCGATTCAGCGAGGAATTCCTTTTCCCTTGCCCTGAAAG AGTGTCAAGATCATAGATCCAGATCTGAAGCTCAATCCAGGAAGCTGGACAGAAGGAGACCTGCTTCATTGGATCTAAATAACGCTACCACCACTTCCTCACCTCGTTTGGCAGCTGTCAAGAAGAACCCTGTAGTATCAACGCGCAAAACTGGAACATTTCCAAGCCCTGGGACGCCGAATTATCGGCACAATAGCTTTGGTATGCAAAAGGGGTGGAGCTCAGAGCGTGTGCCATTGCACAACAATGGTGGTCGGAAACATGCTAATAACCCTGCATTGCTGACTCTCAATAGCGGCAGAACATTGCCATCAAAGTGGGAAGATGCTGAAAGGTGGATCTTTAGTCCCATATCCGGTGATGGAGTTGTGAGGAACTCAGTTCCACTTCCTCAACGGCGACCGAAGTCGAAAAGTGGGCCACTTGGCCCTCCTGGTTCTGCATACTATTCACTATATTCACCAGCAGTTCCGGCCTACGAAGGTGGGAGTTTTGGGAATTTCATTACAGGGTCGCCATTTTCAGCTGGAGTGATATCAGCTAATAGCTTGGGGATTCATTCCAGTGGGCATGAAGGGGCCTTTCATGGACAAACAGAGCCCTCCATGGCGCGATCACTTAGTGTCCATGGATGCTCTGAAATGTTGGGTCAATTGTCATCAACAACAGGCTTGCAAGAAG AATCAGGTGACAATCTAACTACAGTCAAGGATTCAAGGACAGATGTTTCTCGTGTTGTTTCAAGAAGGGACATGGCTACACAAATGAGCCCAGAGAGTAGTGTCCATTCATCTCCCAAGACGAGACCGTCAATCTCTGCCTCAAGTTCATCAGCTATGCATATGTTTGAGCTGGGAGCTGTCACTTCTAAGTTGGAGATCAGGGATGTACAAGTTGATAATCAAGTTACTATGACAAGATGGTCTAAGAAACATAAAGGCTCGTTTCCTTGGAGAGACTCTCTTGATGACAAGAGGAAGAAAGATGCTGATACGGTTTCTCGATGTTCGGATCTAGACATTCCTCACATAGGAAAAAGTATTTCAAA GGTTAAGCGTGAGGAAGCCAAAATAACTGCATGGGAAAATCTACAGAAAGCAAAAGCTGATGCAGCTATACGGAAACTTGAG ATGAAGCTGGAAAAGAAGAGAGCGACGTCAATGGATAAGATTATGAATAAACTGAAATCTGCTCAGAAGAGAGCCCAAGAAATGAGGAGTTCAGTGATGGCAAACCAGTCGCCCCAAGATAACAGGACATCTGTCAAGTCTCTATCTTTTTATCGAACCCGTCCGATGGGTTCCCTAAGTGGTTGTTTCACCTGCCATGCTTTTTAG
- the LOC103487880 gene encoding transcription factor HEC3-like translates to MDIEEMGKFGENFEYNEIATTLDFGFGSSNIASTSHLIFPSFNNIPPTTLSMNNATHPVAPPSFPPYSAAARWRAHFPATRNSGTTGEEEVEGSESESMGGGMREMIYRIAAMQPIEIDPEAVKAPKRRNVKISKDPQSVAARHRRERISERIRILQRIVPGGTKMDTASMLDEAIHYLKFLKNQLHSLQIAAASSSSSAYVFPTVAHYNNKQHLIHFPQFPTHPHHHLDQDA, encoded by the exons ATGGATATTGAGGAGATGGGAAAATTTGGAGAGAATtttgaatataatgaaattgcAACTACTTTGGATTTTGGTTTTGGTAGTTCCAATATTGCTTCCACTTCACATCTTATTTTTCCTTCATTTAATAATATCCCACCAACCACTCTTTCTATGAATAACGCCACTCACCCTGTTGCACCGCCGTCTTTTCCGCCCTATTCCGCCGCTGCCCGGTGGAGAGCCCATTTTCCAGCCACCCGCAATTCCGGCACG ACGGGGGAGGAGGAAGTGGAAGGATCGGAATCAGAATCAATGGGCGGAGGGATGAGAGAGATGATATACAGAATAGCAGCAATGCAGCCAATAGAGATAGACCCAGAAGCAGTGAAGGCACCAAAGCGACGGAATGTTAAGATTTCAAAAGATCCACAGAGCGTAGCGGCAAGGCATAGAAGAGAGAGAATTAGCGAAAGAATCAGAATCCTTCAAAGAATAGTCCCAGGTGGCACCAAAATGGACACCGCTTCCATGTTAGACGAAGCCATTCATTACcttaagtttttgaaaaacCAACTCCATTCACTCCAAATCGCCGCcgcctcctcctcctcctccgccTACGTCTTTCCCACCGTCgctcattataataataaacaacACTTGATCCACTTTCCTCAATTCCCAACTCATCCACATCACCACCTGGACCAAGATgcttga